One genomic window of Heptranchias perlo isolate sHepPer1 unplaced genomic scaffold, sHepPer1.hap1 HAP1_SCAFFOLD_62, whole genome shotgun sequence includes the following:
- the LOC137317450 gene encoding ribonuclease inhibitor-like, translating into MDIHPPTFGLDDVGLTDSCTEDLVSALSTNRSLTGLNLGSNSFTDRSVPALRSLILTRRSLKWIWLWRNRFSLNGKDQLKSLRESRPGLRVEV; encoded by the exons atggacattcatccaccgaccttcgg tctggatgatgtcggtctcacagattcttgtactgaGGATCTCGTCtctgctctcagtacaaaccggtcactgacgggtctgaacctgggatcaaactccttcacagaccgatctgtccccgctctacgctccctcatactgacccgcaggagtctgaagtggatctg GCTGTGGAGGAATCGGTTCAGTTTAAACGGAAAGGATCAGCTgaagtcactgcgggaatccagacccggactgagagtggaagtgtga